A region of bacterium DNA encodes the following proteins:
- the nuoF gene encoding NADH-quinone oxidoreductase subunit NuoF — protein sequence MIGNGSTLLLSRNFAVDNMASIDVAMKNGAYEQFKRALKMKPEEVTQVVKESGLRGHGGAGFSTGTKWGFVPKDKFPRYVTVNGDESEPGTCKDRLILERDPHLLIEGALICAYAVQAERIYIYIRGEYFYPTMVTARAVQEAYAKGFAGQNILNSGWSCGIHMHNGAGAYICGEETGLIESLEGKKGWPRLKPPFYPAAIGLWGQPTIVNNVETLAFVPRILEIGAEKFSSLGSPKNGGTALYSLSGHVNRPGVYELPMGTPLMDLIDKFGGGIPNGKKLKAVIPGGSSSHILTAEECENLPLDFESVAARGSMLGSAAVMVIDETVSIPKLMHWMVRFYAHESCGQCTPCREGTDWLLRLSKKFLDGTARRRDIDDMWELADNIDGKTICALGAAVAWPTKSYLVKFRHEFEAACRN from the coding sequence ATGATCGGTAACGGATCCACATTGCTCCTTTCTCGCAACTTTGCCGTGGATAATATGGCCTCGATCGACGTGGCCATGAAGAACGGCGCATACGAGCAATTCAAGCGCGCGCTGAAGATGAAGCCCGAAGAAGTAACACAGGTTGTCAAGGAATCCGGTTTGCGAGGTCATGGTGGCGCGGGATTCTCGACCGGCACTAAATGGGGCTTTGTTCCGAAGGATAAGTTTCCGCGATACGTCACCGTGAATGGCGACGAGTCCGAACCGGGCACCTGCAAAGATCGACTCATCCTTGAACGCGATCCGCATCTCCTGATTGAAGGCGCGTTGATCTGCGCCTATGCCGTTCAGGCCGAGCGGATCTACATTTACATTCGTGGCGAGTATTTCTATCCCACGATGGTCACCGCCCGAGCGGTTCAAGAAGCCTATGCCAAAGGCTTCGCTGGACAGAATATACTGAACAGCGGCTGGTCATGTGGAATTCACATGCACAATGGTGCAGGCGCATACATCTGCGGCGAAGAAACTGGACTGATTGAGTCTTTGGAAGGGAAGAAGGGTTGGCCGCGCTTAAAGCCGCCTTTCTATCCAGCGGCAATCGGCCTATGGGGGCAGCCGACGATCGTAAATAACGTCGAGACACTCGCATTTGTTCCGCGAATTCTCGAAATCGGCGCTGAGAAGTTCTCTTCGCTCGGATCGCCTAAGAACGGAGGTACTGCACTCTATTCCCTGTCCGGTCATGTCAATCGGCCGGGTGTGTATGAGTTGCCCATGGGCACGCCGCTTATGGACTTGATTGATAAGTTTGGTGGCGGCATCCCCAACGGTAAGAAGCTCAAGGCAGTGATTCCTGGCGGGTCGTCCTCGCACATTCTTACAGCCGAAGAATGCGAGAACCTGCCGCTTGATTTCGAATCGGTTGCTGCACGCGGCTCGATGCTCGGCAGTGCGGCCGTGATGGTGATCGATGAGACGGTGTCGATTCCGAAGTTGATGCACTGGATGGTTCGTTTTTACGCGCATGAGAGTTGCGGGCAATGCACTCCCTGCCGCGAAGGTACTGACTGGCTCTTACGTTTATCCAAGAAATTCCTTGACGGGACGGCACGCAGGCGCGATATAGATGACATGTGGGAACTGGCGGACAACATAGATGGCAAAACCATCTGCGCGCTCGGTGCCGCAGTAGCCTGGCCAACCAAGAGCTACCTTGTCAAATTCCGCCACGAATTCGAAGCGGCCTGCAGGAACTGA
- the nuoE gene encoding NADH-quinone oxidoreductase subunit NuoE has translation MQIPETLKKKAEEFVFRYPEDKRQSALIPLLFEVQRELGWITPESEVWVAETLGVSAIKVREIITFYSMMRAEPSGKYLIQFCQNISCCLMGGVELQRHIEEKLGLHPGETSKDGLFTLKCVECLGGCSWGPMLLVNEDQYFQLTTEKVDRIINGLRAGEPVPADNPTPLLGNVAGEKVS, from the coding sequence ATGCAAATTCCCGAGACACTTAAGAAGAAGGCAGAAGAGTTTGTCTTCCGTTATCCGGAGGACAAACGGCAGTCTGCGTTGATTCCGTTGCTCTTTGAGGTGCAGCGCGAGCTGGGGTGGATTACACCTGAATCTGAAGTTTGGGTAGCCGAAACATTGGGTGTGTCAGCGATCAAGGTGCGTGAGATCATCACGTTTTATTCGATGATGCGCGCAGAACCTTCCGGGAAATACTTGATTCAATTCTGCCAGAATATCTCGTGTTGTTTGATGGGTGGGGTGGAACTCCAGCGTCACATCGAAGAGAAGCTTGGTCTTCATCCCGGCGAGACGAGCAAAGACGGGTTGTTCACGCTAAAGTGTGTGGAGTGCCTTGGAGGTTGTTCCTGGGGGCCGATGCTACTCGTGAATGAAGATCAGTATTTCCAACTGACCACGGAGAAAGTTGATCGCATCATCAATGGATTACGGGCAGGTGAACCTGTTCCTGCCGACAATCCGACACCACTGCTCGGGAACGTGGCAGGAGAGAAGGTGTCATGA
- a CDS encoding NADH-quinone oxidoreductase subunit D, translated as MPELDALSEIKAAVPPDEPEFQQKEMLLNIGPAHPAMHGIIRIMTKLEGELVVESEVEIGYLHRAFEKSCEESTWNQAIIYTDRLNYVSSPINNVGYCMAVEKLLGLELPPRGQYIRTLLCEIARISDHLTCVGASAMELGGFTVFLYMIKGREYLWELIEEYCGARVTTMTTRVGGMPYDLPEGWLDKCLWVVKEIREILNECDILLTNNRIFVERMENIAIMPAERAIAWGWTGPCLRGSGVAYDVRKDFPYLVYDQLDWEVPVGRRGDNLDRYLVRMAEMEQSCRIIEQCVARIPGGPVSCDNKRVVLPDKKDTYGNIEGLMNHFKLIMYGHGIRVPEGEVYFPVEGGNGELGFYIVSHPDEHSKDGCNDRAWRVRCRPPCFTTVASLQEMINGYMVADIVPTFGSINMIGGELDR; from the coding sequence ATGCCAGAACTCGACGCACTTTCCGAAATCAAAGCCGCGGTGCCGCCGGACGAGCCTGAGTTTCAGCAGAAAGAGATGCTGCTGAACATCGGGCCCGCGCATCCTGCCATGCACGGAATTATCCGCATTATGACCAAACTCGAAGGCGAGCTGGTCGTGGAGTCGGAAGTCGAGATCGGATATCTGCATCGCGCGTTTGAGAAGAGTTGCGAAGAGAGCACGTGGAATCAGGCGATCATCTATACGGATCGCTTGAATTACGTTTCTTCGCCAATCAACAACGTCGGCTATTGCATGGCGGTCGAGAAGCTGCTCGGCCTTGAACTTCCCCCGCGCGGTCAGTACATCCGTACTTTGCTCTGCGAAATCGCGCGGATCAGCGACCATCTGACTTGTGTCGGCGCATCGGCAATGGAACTTGGCGGCTTCACGGTCTTTCTCTACATGATCAAAGGCCGCGAGTATCTTTGGGAGTTGATTGAAGAGTATTGCGGTGCACGTGTGACCACGATGACGACGCGGGTCGGCGGCATGCCCTATGATCTCCCCGAAGGCTGGCTCGACAAGTGCTTGTGGGTCGTTAAGGAGATCCGCGAAATCTTGAACGAGTGTGATATCCTGCTGACAAACAATCGGATTTTCGTGGAGCGCATGGAAAACATCGCCATCATGCCCGCGGAGCGAGCGATCGCCTGGGGCTGGACCGGACCGTGTTTGCGGGGCAGCGGCGTAGCCTACGATGTGCGCAAGGACTTTCCGTATTTGGTTTACGATCAGCTTGATTGGGAAGTACCTGTCGGTCGCCGTGGAGACAATCTCGATCGTTATCTTGTGCGCATGGCTGAGATGGAGCAGAGCTGTCGAATCATCGAACAGTGTGTCGCAAGAATCCCGGGCGGCCCGGTAAGTTGTGATAACAAGCGCGTCGTGTTGCCGGACAAGAAGGATACTTACGGCAATATCGAAGGCCTGATGAATCACTTCAAGTTGATCATGTACGGCCACGGCATTCGCGTTCCTGAAGGCGAAGTGTATTTCCCGGTCGAGGGAGGCAATGGCGAGTTAGGGTTTTACATTGTCAGTCATCCGGATGAGCATTCAAAGGACGGATGCAATGATCGCGCGTGGCGCGTGCGTTGCCGTCCGCCGTGCTTCACGACGGTTGCCAGCCTTCAGGAGATGATCAATGGCTATATGGTTGCTGATATTGTCCCGACATTCGGCTCGATCAACATGATCGGCGGCGAGCTGGATAGATAA
- a CDS encoding NADH-quinone oxidoreductase subunit C: MSKFPEHIAIEKAHPTAVLDWHERFGDRTMIVEAKQIVEIVRILKDAFGYDMLVDLTCVDYLPRRPRFEMVYHFLNVESKTRLRVKAQLEESNARIPTLTGLYPIADWFEREVWDLFGIKFEGHTNLKRIMLYEEFEGHPLRKDYPKTKRQPLMGPQN; this comes from the coding sequence ATGTCTAAATTCCCCGAACATATTGCAATCGAAAAAGCGCACCCGACGGCCGTGCTGGATTGGCACGAGCGGTTTGGGGATCGCACGATGATCGTTGAAGCCAAGCAGATCGTCGAGATCGTGCGCATTCTTAAAGATGCATTCGGCTACGACATGCTCGTGGACTTGACGTGCGTGGATTACCTGCCGCGCCGCCCGCGTTTTGAGATGGTCTATCATTTCCTCAACGTCGAGAGCAAGACGCGGCTGCGTGTGAAGGCGCAGTTGGAAGAGTCGAACGCTCGCATTCCGACGCTGACCGGACTATATCCGATTGCCGACTGGTTTGAGCGCGAAGTCTGGGACCTGTTTGGTATCAAATTTGAAGGTCACACGAATCTCAAGCGCATCATGCTCTATGAAGAATTCGAAGGCCACCCGTTGCGCAAGGACTATCCCAAGACCAAGCGCCAACCTCTGATGGGACCGCAGAACTAA
- the nuoB gene encoding NADH-quinone oxidoreductase subunit NuoB: MTRSLSANVMTTRFDKLLGWARKYSLFQYPFVTACCGMEFMSTACSHYDLDRFGAAFPRFSPRQADVLWVVGTISHKIAPVLKTIYEQMADPKWVVSFGACASCGGPYDNYATVQGIDTIIPVDVYIAGCPPRPEAVLDGLLKLQELIQNQKHEWK; this comes from the coding sequence ATGACGCGTTCGCTGTCGGCCAACGTGATGACCACCAGGTTTGACAAGCTGCTGGGCTGGGCGCGCAAGTATTCACTGTTTCAGTACCCGTTCGTGACTGCTTGCTGCGGCATGGAGTTCATGTCGACGGCCTGTTCGCATTATGACTTGGATCGCTTCGGCGCGGCGTTTCCGCGCTTTTCACCACGTCAGGCGGATGTGCTCTGGGTGGTGGGAACGATCAGTCATAAGATCGCTCCGGTTCTAAAAACAATTTATGAGCAAATGGCGGATCCGAAGTGGGTGGTGAGTTTTGGTGCCTGCGCAAGCTGCGGCGGGCCATATGACAACTATGCGACCGTGCAGGGCATAGACACCATCATCCCTGTGGACGTCTATATTGCCGGCTGTCCACCCCGTCCCGAAGCCGTGCTGGATGGCCTCTTGAAGCTCCAAGAGCTGATTCAAAACCAAAAGCACGAGTGGAAGTAG
- the ndhC gene encoding NADH-quinone oxidoreductase subunit A, with protein MPDVLHNNNLIVFLVLTAGVAAVVGLFVALTVFLGPKRPNEIKNAPFESGFVSKTDATQPFPIKYYLVAILFVVFDIEVAFLYPWAVSFREVGMLGLISMTVFLAILAVGLYYAVKKRVLEWK; from the coding sequence ATGCCGGACGTCCTCCACAATAATAATCTCATCGTCTTCCTCGTTCTGACCGCCGGCGTTGCCGCGGTGGTTGGACTGTTTGTGGCTCTGACCGTTTTTCTGGGTCCGAAGCGCCCGAACGAAATCAAAAACGCCCCATTTGAGTCGGGGTTCGTCTCGAAGACTGATGCGACTCAGCCGTTCCCCATCAAGTATTACCTCGTGGCCATCTTGTTTGTCGTGTTCGACATTGAGGTGGCCTTTTTGTATCCTTGGGCGGTAAGTTTCCGCGAAGTCGGGATGCTGGGGTTGATCTCCATGACGGTCTTTCTGGCCATCCTTGCCGTTGGGCTGTATTACGCCGTGAAAAAGCGCGTGCTGGAGTGGAAATAA
- a CDS encoding DUF3857 domain-containing protein, with protein MLQFILLACAVLFARASLIAAEVPAEVELAISSAPGPERYPQASILVIWDRHTLEIDSSGAATMSVDQCIKLLDDRAKDDQGDRSIRFEDTRDTVIFDAVWTRQADGTWIEPESDAFTITSAPEVQWASAYSQLKQQNVSFPGLAAGAVIFWKYRIVPKTGRTPWPDDFQDGTMEFGGFEPVLEQRFEIVNSSSRRIRYEMQNSAAVPDESFEGSRRRLVWQFNDLEQLVQEPNMVPSSHLMPRLVYTSFEEWSDCGLYVGERFWKAVEAGNQAISDFSKVATVPGQTARPIAQNIAYWVQQHIRTVPLSFGAVGYEPNDADNVWKNRYGDVRDKLVLLSALLGGYGLNSYPVLMQSSNTPFSMLPALAQFNHMILAVPMAEDTLFLDPTPRYLPPHEISYSRTQGMACQMVLGAPLVSLARDLVHMDRHVDTRMSVQLDREGTLSGRADCEAVGDYAASARNIFADQKEQERSIYFQRAVSRIGQGAKVVNSEVSSPEILTQPMRVSLEFECKDYAVHQDDLILVELPVTPFSFAVSGFYPSMPEVKYPVDLPTEGTTTTTVLLSYPAEYRVSYLPPPLIVENPFVSLTLVPKQLSDRIEWSQSLRFKQDVVPVEEYQTLRDAFEELIDTKNRLLVLERKK; from the coding sequence ATGCTGCAATTCATCTTGCTGGCGTGTGCCGTGCTTTTTGCACGAGCCTCGCTTATCGCTGCCGAAGTTCCTGCAGAAGTAGAACTCGCCATTAGTTCAGCGCCGGGACCGGAAAGATATCCCCAAGCCTCAATCCTCGTGATTTGGGATCGGCACACTCTGGAAATCGACTCCTCAGGAGCGGCCACCATGAGTGTTGATCAATGTATTAAGCTTTTGGACGATCGGGCAAAAGATGATCAGGGAGATCGCTCGATTAGATTTGAAGACACCCGCGACACGGTGATATTCGATGCGGTGTGGACCCGCCAGGCGGATGGAACTTGGATTGAGCCGGAGTCCGACGCCTTTACCATCACCAGTGCTCCGGAAGTGCAGTGGGCTTCGGCCTATTCGCAGCTGAAACAGCAAAACGTCAGCTTTCCGGGTCTTGCAGCGGGGGCTGTGATTTTCTGGAAATACCGGATTGTGCCGAAGACGGGCCGCACGCCCTGGCCGGATGACTTTCAAGACGGGACGATGGAGTTTGGCGGCTTTGAGCCGGTCTTGGAGCAACGATTTGAGATTGTGAATAGTTCATCACGAAGAATTCGATACGAGATGCAGAATTCCGCTGCTGTGCCCGACGAAAGCTTCGAGGGTTCGCGAAGGAGACTTGTCTGGCAGTTCAATGATCTCGAGCAGCTTGTGCAGGAACCGAATATGGTGCCAAGTTCACACCTGATGCCGAGACTGGTTTACACGTCGTTCGAAGAGTGGAGTGACTGCGGGCTGTATGTCGGCGAGCGGTTTTGGAAGGCGGTAGAAGCAGGCAATCAGGCAATAAGCGACTTTTCCAAGGTGGCAACCGTACCGGGCCAAACAGCGCGTCCGATCGCCCAGAACATTGCCTATTGGGTGCAGCAGCACATTCGCACTGTGCCGCTGTCGTTCGGAGCCGTAGGCTATGAGCCGAATGACGCGGACAATGTATGGAAGAATCGATACGGCGACGTGCGGGACAAGCTGGTGCTACTCTCCGCGCTGTTGGGAGGATACGGCCTTAACTCTTATCCGGTGCTGATGCAGTCGTCCAACACACCGTTCAGCATGCTGCCCGCGCTTGCGCAATTCAATCACATGATACTGGCCGTTCCGATGGCCGAAGACACTCTCTTTCTGGATCCCACGCCGCGGTACTTGCCTCCGCACGAAATTTCCTATTCACGAACGCAGGGCATGGCCTGTCAAATGGTGCTCGGTGCGCCGCTTGTGTCGCTGGCGAGAGATCTCGTTCACATGGATCGGCATGTCGATACGCGGATGTCCGTTCAGCTTGACCGAGAAGGAACTTTGTCCGGCCGGGCTGACTGCGAGGCCGTTGGAGACTATGCTGCAAGTGCCCGCAATATCTTTGCTGACCAGAAAGAGCAGGAAAGGAGCATCTACTTCCAACGTGCTGTGTCGCGGATTGGCCAGGGCGCGAAGGTCGTCAATAGTGAAGTCTCAAGTCCGGAGATTCTGACGCAGCCGATGCGCGTGAGTCTCGAGTTCGAGTGCAAAGATTACGCAGTACATCAAGATGACTTGATTCTGGTTGAACTTCCAGTGACGCCGTTTTCCTTCGCAGTTTCGGGATTTTACCCGTCAATGCCTGAGGTGAAGTATCCGGTCGACTTGCCGACTGAAGGAACAACTACGACCACCGTTCTCTTGTCTTACCCGGCAGAGTATCGTGTGTCCTATCTGCCTCCGCCCTTAATTGTAGAGAACCCGTTTGTCTCTCTGACGCTGGTCCCCAAGCAGCTATCGGATAGGATCGAATGGAGCCAAAGTCTGCGATTTAAGCAGGATGTTGTGCCAGTTGAAGAGTACCAGACTCTGCGGGATGCCTTCGAAGAGCTAATCGACACCAAGAACAGGCTGCTGGTACTTGAGCGAAAAAAGTAG
- a CDS encoding transglutaminase domain-containing protein, with protein sequence MRAAFFSATLLMLAHAWAQEVPTPRPSVPFDQANAVVRYDCTSVWVNEDGSGETLRRYRVALLSDRALREYAQDITVYNLGYDTVEVISAKVYLPDGQVVEVDPAAIKDVPLPAYGKFYLQNVREKIITFPALEKGAEVEVRLREITREPPMDGQFNLSEYFEHTDPMQAKVVEASLPATMPLKWKTRGSGVVHSESTREGRKVHKWQIQDVPQVVPEPGMPPFPEVSRQLLATTIPDWETWSRWYHGLAEPEMVADSSIKAEVAELTKGKNREESIRAIFQFVSNRIRYVDTALTGRKAGYKPEPAAVTYRNKYGVCRDKAALMVTMLREAGINSNITLMNPSWKIDGELAVDQFNHAIVTVWDGRKEIYIDPTVEKTTEFLAANEQDRAVLTCTSEGMDLDWTPVEDPSKNLYQVAAQSRVDEDGRFTSTIKISTRGLPDLALRSYMQSISPQEREMVFKSIVQRLSPRARLEELSFTDFTNLDQPLDINLKVAAEKYVIMAGGFWLMNSVAQGRDLDFLSSWLLSGSELTERRYPLRLSSTFALQMTETLEFPKSLKVRSLPDSVDLRQDEFRLSRTCSAAGQKVTVKQALELRALDIPLSRYADLLQLVNRLDGLERGKIVLTTQS encoded by the coding sequence ATGAGAGCAGCTTTCTTTTCCGCTACACTGTTGATGTTAGCGCATGCTTGGGCACAGGAGGTCCCGACACCTCGTCCATCTGTTCCATTTGACCAGGCCAACGCTGTGGTCCGATACGACTGCACAAGCGTGTGGGTGAACGAGGACGGCTCGGGTGAGACGCTCCGCCGCTACCGTGTTGCTCTTCTGTCGGATCGTGCTTTGCGCGAGTATGCGCAGGACATTACGGTATACAATCTCGGATACGACACTGTCGAGGTGATCTCGGCAAAGGTTTACCTTCCCGATGGACAAGTGGTTGAGGTTGACCCGGCTGCCATCAAAGATGTTCCATTACCCGCTTATGGGAAGTTCTATCTGCAGAACGTCAGGGAGAAAATCATCACATTCCCGGCCCTTGAAAAGGGGGCTGAAGTTGAAGTGAGACTGCGCGAGATCACTCGAGAACCGCCGATGGACGGTCAATTCAACCTTTCAGAGTATTTTGAGCATACAGATCCGATGCAGGCCAAGGTTGTGGAAGCCTCTCTGCCTGCCACGATGCCGCTAAAATGGAAAACTCGGGGGTCGGGCGTGGTTCACAGCGAGTCGACGCGCGAAGGACGCAAGGTGCATAAGTGGCAAATTCAGGATGTTCCTCAGGTCGTCCCGGAACCCGGAATGCCGCCGTTTCCTGAAGTATCGCGACAGCTCTTAGCGACGACGATTCCTGATTGGGAAACTTGGTCACGCTGGTATCACGGCCTCGCGGAACCTGAGATGGTTGCGGATTCCTCGATCAAGGCGGAAGTAGCAGAGTTGACGAAAGGCAAGAATCGGGAAGAGTCTATTCGTGCGATCTTTCAATTCGTCTCCAATCGGATTCGTTATGTCGATACAGCTCTGACAGGCCGCAAGGCGGGTTACAAGCCCGAACCGGCCGCCGTGACCTACCGCAACAAGTATGGCGTCTGTCGCGATAAAGCGGCGTTGATGGTCACGATGTTACGTGAAGCGGGTATAAATTCCAACATCACATTGATGAATCCCTCGTGGAAGATCGATGGTGAACTCGCGGTAGACCAGTTTAATCATGCCATCGTGACAGTTTGGGATGGCAGGAAGGAAATCTACATCGATCCGACGGTCGAAAAGACAACCGAGTTCCTTGCTGCCAACGAGCAGGACCGCGCGGTTTTGACGTGCACGAGTGAAGGGATGGACCTTGACTGGACGCCGGTGGAGGACCCGAGCAAAAATCTGTATCAGGTAGCGGCACAGAGCAGGGTTGATGAAGATGGGCGATTTACATCGACCATCAAGATTTCGACTCGCGGCCTCCCGGACTTGGCGCTGCGCTCCTACATGCAATCCATTTCGCCGCAGGAGCGTGAAATGGTTTTTAAGAGCATCGTACAGCGCCTCTCCCCGCGTGCAAGGCTGGAAGAGTTATCTTTCACCGACTTCACGAATCTTGATCAGCCGCTCGACATCAATCTGAAGGTTGCTGCAGAGAAGTATGTGATTATGGCAGGGGGATTCTGGCTGATGAACTCAGTCGCGCAGGGGCGCGACCTCGATTTTCTCTCAAGCTGGTTGCTTTCGGGTTCTGAGCTAACAGAGCGTCGCTATCCCCTTCGCCTGTCCTCTACCTTTGCATTGCAGATGACAGAGACTTTGGAGTTCCCCAAGAGTCTAAAGGTTCGCAGCCTTCCCGACTCCGTGGACCTTCGGCAGGATGAGTTCAGGTTATCGCGTACGTGTAGCGCCGCTGGTCAAAAAGTAACCGTGAAGCAGGCACTTGAACTCCGGGCACTGGACATCCCGTTGTCCCGATACGCGGATCTGTTGCAACTTGTCAACAGGCTGGATGGGCTGGAGCGGGGGAAAATTGTGCTGACCACTCAATCGTAG
- the dnaX gene encoding DNA polymerase III subunit gamma/tau — translation MTYQVLARRWRPQRFADVIGQEHITRTLQNAIAQNRLAHGFLFTGPRGVGKTSTARILARAINCERAGQISPAEPCNECETCRALLEDRELDVIEIDGATYRKIEDMRSIQESARLSPIAGSKKVIIIDEVHMLTKEAFNAFLKTLEEPPSHVIFILATTDVHKVPATIRSRVQRFDFRPLSAAEISQHLGYIAQAEGWKNEPEVLYQIARAADGSLRDAEGLLDQVVAFCADVITLDETRKVLGALSHAVLERATELIARQDLSGLPEFFDLLAKQGTDYSLLLRELQSYWTDGVFLLQGLTVPGRSQEECDALKASMGELQVEDMFRLIRLAATLEDDIKWSVSPRTRFEISLLRWVTLDRAVSIKQLLEQLSSGKTATESRLAATVTPQPVAPKAPVQKAVSAALTPKPAAAITPPAAPPSRNSALTLDELNQSWQQICDALDKISSAAAAFAHNDWEIISLDASTLALRPKHSGKFHFEQLKMHAQSLEQAVMQVTGAKVKVSASQAAENPAPANKDPESPATEGKQKAPGDLFSNVMSQFGGEDVTSRMKRQGK, via the coding sequence ATGACCTATCAAGTTCTTGCCCGCCGCTGGAGGCCTCAGCGATTTGCTGATGTCATCGGCCAAGAGCACATCACCCGTACCCTGCAGAATGCCATCGCGCAGAATCGCTTGGCGCACGGCTTTCTGTTTACCGGGCCGCGCGGCGTGGGCAAGACCTCTACGGCCAGAATACTCGCACGCGCTATCAACTGTGAGCGGGCAGGTCAGATTTCTCCCGCCGAACCATGCAACGAGTGCGAGACTTGTCGTGCATTGCTTGAAGACAGAGAATTGGACGTGATCGAGATCGACGGTGCAACATACCGTAAGATCGAAGACATGCGCTCGATCCAAGAATCTGCGCGCCTCTCCCCCATCGCGGGATCCAAGAAGGTCATCATCATCGACGAAGTGCATATGCTCACGAAGGAAGCATTCAACGCATTTCTGAAGACGCTTGAAGAGCCGCCCTCACATGTCATCTTCATTCTGGCCACGACGGACGTGCATAAGGTTCCCGCTACAATTCGCTCTCGAGTGCAACGCTTTGACTTTCGTCCCCTTTCTGCGGCTGAAATCTCACAGCACTTGGGATACATCGCTCAAGCTGAGGGATGGAAGAATGAGCCGGAAGTACTCTACCAGATTGCTCGTGCAGCTGACGGTTCCTTGCGGGATGCCGAGGGACTGCTGGATCAGGTCGTGGCATTCTGCGCGGACGTCATTACGCTTGACGAAACGCGCAAAGTACTTGGTGCATTGTCACATGCAGTACTGGAGCGGGCGACCGAGCTGATCGCGAGGCAGGACCTGAGCGGGCTGCCCGAATTCTTTGACCTGTTAGCAAAGCAGGGGACAGATTATAGCCTTCTGCTCCGAGAGTTGCAGAGCTACTGGACGGACGGCGTATTTCTGCTACAAGGGCTTACTGTCCCGGGCCGGTCCCAGGAGGAGTGTGACGCACTCAAAGCCTCAATGGGTGAGTTGCAGGTCGAAGACATGTTCAGGCTGATACGACTTGCCGCCACACTTGAAGATGATATCAAATGGTCGGTATCACCGCGCACGCGTTTCGAGATATCGCTGCTGCGTTGGGTTACTCTTGATAGAGCCGTGTCCATCAAACAACTGCTCGAACAGCTTTCGTCAGGTAAGACCGCAACTGAAAGCCGGCTTGCCGCAACGGTGACTCCGCAGCCTGTAGCTCCGAAAGCTCCCGTGCAAAAGGCGGTGTCTGCCGCACTGACACCCAAACCCGCAGCGGCAATCACTCCACCTGCCGCTCCTCCCAGTCGCAATTCGGCGTTGACGCTGGACGAATTAAATCAGTCTTGGCAGCAGATTTGTGACGCGCTTGACAAGATCAGCAGCGCCGCAGCAGCATTTGCACACAATGATTGGGAGATCATCTCGCTTGACGCGTCAACTCTCGCACTACGCCCGAAGCATTCCGGCAAGTTTCATTTTGAACAACTTAAGATGCACGCGCAGTCTCTCGAGCAAGCCGTGATGCAAGTCACCGGCGCGAAGGTGAAAGTCAGCGCATCGCAGGCTGCAGAGAATCCTGCACCAGCAAACAAGGACCCAGAGAGTCCCGCGACGGAAGGCAAGCAGAAAGCGCCAGGTGATCTATTCAGCAACGTGATGTCGCAGTTTGGCGGAGAGGACGTGACCTCCAGAATGAAACGGCAGGGGAAGTAG
- the recR gene encoding recombination mediator RecR, with protein MSPTLQRLVDEIAKLPGLGKKSAMRLALHILKQSEPEARALAEAIMQVKLRLHLCARCGNLTEAELCVICADPKRDSAMVCIVESPQEILRFEKATGYRGVYHVLGGNLSPLDGVGPADLRIAELWKRADAEKFREVILALSPTADGDATCLYLLRELKHRGIPATRLARGVPIGAEIEHVDEVTLARALAERTRADG; from the coding sequence ATGTCCCCCACCTTACAAAGACTGGTGGATGAGATAGCCAAGTTGCCCGGGTTGGGGAAGAAGTCGGCGATGCGACTTGCCCTGCATATCTTAAAGCAAAGTGAACCCGAAGCGCGCGCGCTTGCCGAAGCTATTATGCAAGTGAAACTGCGACTGCATCTCTGTGCGCGCTGCGGAAATTTGACCGAAGCAGAATTGTGCGTGATCTGCGCTGATCCCAAACGTGACTCAGCGATGGTCTGCATTGTCGAGTCACCTCAGGAGATACTGCGTTTCGAAAAAGCGACCGGCTATCGCGGTGTCTATCACGTCCTGGGCGGCAATTTGAGTCCGTTGGACGGAGTCGGCCCGGCTGACCTGCGTATCGCTGAACTCTGGAAACGTGCCGACGCGGAGAAATTTCGCGAGGTAATCCTTGCACTGAGTCCGACCGCAGATGGAGATGCTACTTGTTTGTATCTTTTGCGGGAGCTGAAGCATCGGGGGATTCCTGCCACGCGTCTGGCACGCGGTGTACCGATCGGTGCCGAAATTGAGCATGTTGATGAAGTCACGCTGGCACGAGCCTTAGCTGAACGAACGAGAGCTGACGGGTAA